From Anoplopoma fimbria isolate UVic2021 breed Golden Eagle Sablefish chromosome 11, Afim_UVic_2022, whole genome shotgun sequence, one genomic window encodes:
- the LOC129098585 gene encoding dynein axonemal assembly factor 5-like, with translation MAAMAAGDEHAASEVLRGLARHLNCLNEDNKATRKRALELIKRETVDKGLSSSVLQEVFSALLKPLLKCLSDPMERCRETAITMITEFIRCVPKPERSLPYLMPCLAQRLGEKELPEPAEELRLSAVEMLTLTVEVCGKHLAPYLTEMINILQMTIVDPFPDVRRESCKCTINFAKSVPEHFHMQAESLVKPLMQTISHQHSRVRVSAIEATGAVIQHGTGKNTDDVLSHLAQRLFDDSPQVRKAVTVVVGDWLLHFRDRYSYFHKLIPLLLTGINDEIPEIRLLAADLWKRVGAQWEKENEDDIKDKMDFFLTPPPFYPPGVERPGLGCRELVVRNLGRLVPAITHDLTDWLVPTRFRTSQLLSVLLLHAEDHSTQHLQPLLATLYCACTDTERDVVSNCLAAAKLLGTFVPPVVFLKLLLDHVTTLSSSSHPWAPLMVLAAVLGGCSQTLLKPHLEKIANTLSQPDVCQEYQQVVYLEQLLACVDELLRQCESDRGSVSLQLLQVLVTVQSLSTEPRLSEKALESVQLLSKVQGLDSAMELYRQHMGQLLEWLSGSVNTWSSYSPQRLQLHIIVTQSGPMIGEFVSQLMPLLYNCLQPDRDPEMRMSIFTMLAKLLLDATNTLDSKGLFRDESEKFLCDVLLPNLVWRAGRTAAAVRTSALSCLLALLHGGAITPGQLLCLEEKLSPQVLSALEEDSQMGRLLACRSLSAILRLIGTDLHPEALNKIYPVLLKRLDDSSDEVRSVALQALGLWLSSLTNDYNPELCAAHLQLLFQQLVLHLDDPDGSVRDKVLEILKKGSSVHPALLRREVEAVRDQQRSRLYCDQLLQHISSLPTENTAQCPE, from the exons ATGGCGGCGATGGCGGCTGGAGACGAACATGCTGCCTCTGAAGTTTTGAGAGGACTCGCCAGACATTTAAACTGTCTCAACGAAGACAACAAGGCGACAAGAAAGAGAGCTCTGGAGCTCATCAAGAGGGAGACTGTCGATAAAGGGCTCTCCAGCAGCGTCTTACAGGAAGTATTCTCCGCCCTTCTCAAGCCTCTACTCAAATGTCTGTCAGACCCGATGGAAAGATGCAGGGAGACCGCCATCACGATGATAACAGAGTTCATTCGTTGTGTGCCAAAACCGGAGAGGTCGCTGCCGTATCTCATGCCCTGTCTGGCTCAGAGGCTCGGGGAGAAGGAGCTCCCGGAGCCGGCGGAGGAGCTCCGGCTGTCGGCCGTAGAGATGTTGACACTGACGGTGGAGGTGTGCGGGAAGCACCTGGCGCCGTATCTCACCGAAATGATCAACATACTGCAGATGACCATCGTCGACCCTTTCCCAGATGTCAGGAGAGAAAGCTGCAAGTGCACCATCAACTTTGCAAAGTCTGTGCCAG aGCACTTTCACATGCAGGCTGAGAGTCTTGTCAAGCCTCTGATGCAAACGATTTCTCATCAACACTCCCGGGTACGAGTGTCTGCCATTGAAGCAACAGGGGCTGTCATCCAGCATGGCACTGGGAAAAACACGGATGACGTGCTCTCTCACCTGGCACAGAGACTGTTTGACGACTCACCGCAG GTAAGAAAAGCTGTGACAGTGGTGGTTGGTGATTGGCTACTTCACTTCAGAGACAGATACTCTTATTTCCATAAACTCATCCCACTCCTGCTGACCGGTATCAATGATGAGATCCCGGAAATAAG ACTTCTAGCAGCTGATTTATGGAAACGTGTAGGAGCCCAGTGGGAGAAGGAGAATGAGGACGATATCAAGGACAAGATGGACTTTTTCCTCACCCCACCTCCCTTCTACCCACCAGGAG TGGAGCGTCCGGGGCTCGGCTGCAGAGAACTTGTGGTGAGAAACCTGGGTAGGCTGGTGCCGGCCATTACCCACGACCTAACCGACTGGCTGGTGCCCACACGGTTCAGGACCTCTCAACTgctctctgtgctgctgcttcATGCCGAGGACCACAGCACCCAGCATCTGCAGCCTCTCCTGGCCACCCTCTACTGTGCCTGCACGGACACAGAGAGGGACGTGGTCAGCAAT TGCCTGGCAGCTGCTAAACTGTTGGGGACCTTTGTCCCTCCTGTCGTCTTCCTCAAGCTGCTTCTGGATCACGTGAcaactctctcctcttcctctcacccCTGGGCCCCCCTCATGGTGCTGGCTGCGGTGCTGGGAGGCTGCTCCCAAACCCTCCTTAAACCACATCTCGAAAAGATCGCCAACACACTGTCCCAGCCCGACGTCTGCCAGGAATATCAACAG gttGTGTACTTGGAGCAGTTGTTGGCCTGCGTGGATGAGCTGTTGCGTCAGTGTGAGTCAGACCGCGGCTCAGTtagcctgcagctgctgcaggtgtTGGTCACTGTCCAGAgtctctccactgagccacgtCTCAGCGAAAAG GCCTTGGAGAGTGTACAGCTCTTGAGTAAGGTGCAGGGCCTGGACTCAGCGATGGAGCTTTATAGACAACATATGGGCCAGCTGTTGGAATGGCTATCTGGCTCTGTCAACACCTGGTCCAGTTACTCCCCACAGAGACTTCAACTGCATATCATAGTCACACAATCAG gtCCAATGATTGGGGAGTTTGTGAGCCAGTTGATGCCCCTGCTGTACAACTGCCTTCAACCGGACAGAGACCCAGAGATGAGGATGAGCATCTTTACAATGCTTGCTAAGTTGCTACTGGATGCAACCAACACACTGGATTCCAAGGG GCTTTTCCGTGATGAGTCAGAGAAGTTCCTGTGTGACGTCTTGCTTCCTAACCTGGTCTGGCGTGCAGGTCGTACTGCTGCTGCCGTCCGCACCTCAGCCCTCAGCTGTCTGCTGGCCCTGCTGCACGGAGGGGCCATCACACCAGGACAG CTGCTGTGTCTGGAAGAGAAACTGAGTCCACAGGTGTTATCAGCCCTGGAAGAAGACTCTCAGATGGGCAGACTGTTGGCTTGTCGCTCTCTGTCAGCCATACTCAGACTCATAGGAACCGATCTGCACCCAGAGGCCCTCAACAAGATCTATCCCG TGCTGCTGAAGCGTCTGGACGACAGCAGTGATGAGGTGCGCAGCGTTGCCCTGCAGGCCCTCGGGCTGTGGCTGTCCAGCCTAACCAATGACTACAACCCTGAGCTCTGTGCTGCtcatctgcagctcctcttccaGCAGCTCGTCCTGCATCTGGATGACCCTGACGGATCAGTCCGGGACAAAGTGCTCG AGATTCTGAAGAAAGGCAGCTCGGTCCACCCGGCACTTCTGAGAAGGGAGGTGGAGGCAGTGAGAGACCAACAGCGGAGTCGTCTTTACTGCGACCAGCTGCTCCAGCACATCAGCTCACTGCCCACAGAGAACACAGCACAGTGTCCTGAGTGA
- the LOC129098975 gene encoding glycerophosphodiester phosphodiesterase 1-like, which yields MLQIGDEVVYFSAVFLLVVLGTRSATGASLITAFLYVFMVMFRFPPVPADQAGRVLRPSAPSGGVPVVAHRGGSHDAPENTLAAIREASRNGATGVELDLSVTADGVPILMHDETVDRTTNGSGPVNNLQLIQLKKLDAAARHRLKDKFSGETVPTLQEAVEECIRHQLTIFFDVKGQPDKAASVLHEMYTMFPVLYNSSVVSSFEPKVIYKMRQTDPKVVTALIHRPWRLSRFRDGTSRSMSTSGQVWMGILDVLLDWAHHHILWKLCGVSAILVQKDFISMDYVQYWAERGVEVVGWIVNTAVEKDFYQNQLKIGYITDSLLEDCDPHY from the exons ATGCTGCAGATCGGAGATGAGGTGGTGTATTTCTCTGCGGTGTTTCTGCTGGTGGTGTTGGGGACGCGGAGCGCCACCGGAGCCTCTCTAATCACCGCATTCCTCTATGTTTTCATGGTGATGTTCCGTTTTCCTCCGGTGCCAGCGGACCAGGCCGGCCGCGTCCTCCGGCCCAGCGCTCCATCGGGCGGCGTCCCGGTGGTGGCGCACCGCGGAGGCAGCCACGACGCTCCGGAGAACACCTTGGCGGCGATCAGAGAG GCCAGTAGAAACGGAGCAACTGGAGTGGAGCTGGACCTGAGTGTCACAGCCGATGGAGTGCCCATACTGATGCATGATGAGACTGTGGACCGCACCACCAACGGGTCTGGACCAGTTAACAATCTGCAGTTGATCCAACTTAAGAAACTGGATGCTGCTGCTCGTCACAGGCTGAA GGACAAGTTCAGTGGAGAGACGGTCCCAACTCTGCAGGAGGCAGTGGAGGAATGCATCAGACACCAGCTGACCATCTTCTTTGATGTCAAAGGTCAACCTGATAAG GCTGCATCAGTGCTCCATGAGATGTATACGATGTTCCCTGTCCTTTATAATTCCAGTGTTGTTTCTTCCTTTGAACCCAAAGTAATCTACAAG ATGCGTCAGACTGACCCCAAAGTGGTCACGGCTCTCATCCACCGCCCATGGAGACTGAGCCGCTTTCGCGATGGCACTTCACGGTCCATGTCGACATCGGGTCAGGTGTGGATGGGGATTCTGGACGTCTTGTTGGACTGGGCCCACCATCACATACTGTGGAAACTCTGTGGTGTCTCTGCCATCCTCGTACAGAAAGACTTCATCTCAAT GGACTACGTTCAGTACTGGGCAGAGCGAGGTGTGGAGGTGGTTGGCTGGATTGTTAACACTGCTGTGGAAAAGGACTTCTACCAAAACCAGCTGAAGATTGGTTACATCACTGACAGTCTGCTGGAAGACTGTGATCCACATTACTGA
- the LOC129097983 gene encoding MAPK regulated corepressor interacting protein 2-like, producing the protein MMYTITKGPSKLVTQRRTGPTQQLDNKINDFKHKQTSWNMPDLPAPKIVFSRPNGKKYHHPAPALPSDNQQEESFTPVHEENVKFVYDAWQEVVQQEPGQVPEEAQRAVHYKETTPNPHMDNFVPIDLDEWWAQRFLANIDKLS; encoded by the exons ATGATGTACACAATTACAAAAGGTCCCAGCAAACTGGTCACCCAGCGACGCACAG GGCCTACTCAGCAActtgacaacaaaataaacgACTTCAAGCACAAACAAACGTCCTGGAATATGCCTGA CCTTCCTGCACCTAAGATAGTATTCAGCCGTCCTAACGGTAAGAAGTACCATCACCCTGCTCCGGCTCTCCCTTCAGACAACCAGCAGGAAGAGAGCTTCACACCTGTGCATGAGGAAAACGTCAAATTTGTCTATGATG CATGGCAGGAGGTGGTGCAGCAGGAGCCCGGCCAGGTGCCAGAAGAAGCCCAGCGAGCAGTCCACTACAAAGAAACCACTCCAAACCCGCACATGGACA acTTTGTTCCCATAGATCTGGATGAATGGTGGGCCCAACGTTTCCTAGCCAACATAGACAAGCTGTCCTGA